The following are from one region of the Strix uralensis isolate ZFMK-TIS-50842 chromosome 4, bStrUra1, whole genome shotgun sequence genome:
- the LOC141943157 gene encoding cytosolic phospholipase A2 epsilon-like, which produces MSQEVLPVEVPEILSYMNPGKAMMLSKARALQDEDSDINSLGDGEQKEENEGSTVPDKGDFKIESSPCYLLTVRIIRMRNLQRVDTFSQADCYVSLWLPTATCERSRTKTVRNSNNPVWNETFYFRIQSQVKNVLELTVYDEDFATPDDHLLCTLFDTAKLPIERTVVLYFKPSPKAKEELEVEFKLEAASGPHEAIATNGVLVCRELCCLEVEVTEKMQQKSKKELSLTVKGSFEGTQDIMLGPDGVASPSGPTKFHYIKYAEPTLDVMLPKKRRYHPWTCKYTTETGSPAVMLNSLPMGRKMTIAEEKRFDLSVRAQSCNCSCHQDLDMRFGFELCSQEMTFLRKRKRYVASALKNVFHLQQDLQDFEVPVVAIITTGGGLKSMTGLYGSLMGLKKLNLLDCVSYISGLSGTTWTMANLYRDAYWSQKDLDSHIGEAQKQATKCKMGCFSMDRMKYYDKQLCQRKEEGYRTSFIDLWGLMIEYLLNDGKDPHKLSEQQEALCDGQNPLPIYVSVSVRDSYSTNDFKEWVEFTPYEVGLLKYGAFVRTEHFGSEFFMGRLLKKLPESRICYLQGMWSSIFSVNLLQIWGLSHSSEDFWKRWTQDRIEEVDEDPVLPTRPHELRTRMYTPPGPLSSALRGALTDRFSVAQHHNFLKGYQLHNNYLENEHFCRWKDTVLDSRPNELMQNADHLGMIDAGFFINTSSPPLLRPQREVDVIIYLSYTTGSHTSTLDKAYKYYSEQKIPFPKISLTDEDKKNLKECYLFHDSDLPGCPIVIFLPLVNDTFREYKAPGVKRCCSEMEGGQLDLTSRFSPYCMFSVRYTDENYRRLLNLSEYNILNNSQMIMQALQIAMQRRRQNMC; this is translated from the exons gatgaagattcaGACATCAATTCTTTGGGAGATGgtgaacagaaagaagaaaatgaaggaagtaCTGTACCAGACAAAGGTGATTTCAAG ATAGAATCCTCTCCCTGCTATCTGCTGACTGTAAGGATCATCCGGATGAGAAATCTCCAGCGAGTGGACACCT TCAGCCAGGCTGATTGCTATGTGTCGTTGTGGCTGCCAACTGCGACATGTGAAAGGTCCCGCACTAAAACTGTGAGAAATTCCAACAATCCAGTGTGGAACGAAACCTTCTACTTCAGGATCCAGAGTCAGGTCAAG AATGTGCTGGAGCTGACAGTGTATGATGAGGATTTTGCTACTCCAGATGACCATCTGCTCTGTACACTCTTTGATACCGCTAAACTTCCAATTGAAAGAACAGTGGTCCTGTATTTTAAGCCCAGCCCAAAG GCCAAGGAGGAGCTAGAGGTTGAATTCAAATTGGAGGCTGC TTCTGGTCCTCATGAAGCCATTGCTACCAATGGAGTCCTGGTG TGTCGTGAACTTTGCTGCTTGGAAGTTGAAGTGACAGAGAAGATGCAACAAAAATCAA agaaagagctttccctcaccgtgaagggctcctttgaggggacacaggatATCATGTTGGGCCCCGATGGAGTGGCCAGCCCATCAGGTCCCACCAAGTTCCACTATATCAAGTATGCAGAGCCAACGCTGGATGTCATGTTGCCAAAGAAGAGGCGCTACCACCCT TGGACCTGTAAGTACACTACAGAGACGGGCTCCCCGGCCGTGATGCTGAATTCACTGCCCATGGGAAGAAAAATGACCATTGCAGAG GAGAAAAGATTTGACTTGAGTGTGAGAGCACAGAGCTG TAATTGTTCGTGCCACCAAGACCTGGACATGCGCTTTGGGTTTGAATTATGTTCACAGGAGATGACTTTCCTGcggaaaagaaaaagatatgtaGCAAGTgccctgaaaaatgtttttcacctACAACAGGATCTGCAGGATTTTGAA GTCCCCGTTGTGGCTATCATCACGACAGGCGGAGGACTGAAATCAATGACAGGACTATACGGCAGCCTCATGGGACTCAAGAAATTGAATCTCCTGGACTGTGTATCGTACATCAGCGGGCTGTCTGGCACCACGTG GACCATGGCCAACTTATACAGAGATGCTTATTGGTCGCAGAAGGACCTAGACTCACATATTGGTGAAGCCCAGAAACAAGCAACCAAATGCAAGATGGGCTGTTTCTCTATGGATCGCATGAAGTACTATGACAAGCAGCTTTGTCAGCGGAAAGAAGAGGGATACAGGACATCATTTATAGATCTTTGGGGGCTCATGATTGAATACTTACTAAATGATGGG aaagaccCTCACAAACTTTCAGAGCAGCAAGAAGCACTGTGTGATGGCCAGAACCCACTGCCCATCTATGTGTCGGTCAGTGTTCGGGACAGCTACAGCACCAATGATTTCAAAG AGTGGGTCGAGTTCACCCCCTACGAGGTGGGACTTCTGAAGTATGGCGCGTTTGTTCGCACGGAGCATTTCGGAAGCGAATTCTTCATGGGACGCTTGTTAAAAAAGCTCCCCGAATCCCGGATCTGCTACCTTCAAG GTATGTGGAGCAGTATATTTTCTGTGAACCTATTACAAATATGGGGACTGTCCCACAGTTCAGAAGACTTCTGGAAGAGATGGACACAAGACAGAATAGAAGAAGTTG ATGAAGACCCAGTGTTGCCTACAAGACCCCATGAGCTGAGGACTCGAATGTACACTCCTCCTGGCCCCCTGTCCAGTGCCCTTCGGGGAGCGTTGACTGACCGCTTCTCCGTCGCCCAGCACCACAATTTCCTGAAGGGCTACCAGCTGCATAACAACTACCTGGAGAATGAGCACTTCTGTCGATGGAAAG ACACTGTGTTAGACTCGCGTCCCAATGAGCTGATGCAAAATGCTGATCACCTGGGCATGATAGATGCTGGATTTTTCATCAATACCAGCAGTCCACCACTTTTAAGGCCACAGAGGGAAGTGGATGTCATCATATATTTAAGTTATACTACCGGATCACATACATCG ACTCTAGATAAGGCGTACAAATACTACTCAGAGCAGAAAATCCCATTCCCTAAAATTTCTTTGACTGATGAAGATAAGAAGAACCTGAAGGAGTGCTACCTCTTCCACGATTCAGATTTGCCAGGATGTCCGATTgtgatttttcttccccttgtgAATGATACCTTCCGAGAGTACAAGGCACCTG GTGTCAAGCGCTGTTGCTCAGAGATGGAGGGAGGACAACTTGATTTGACCAGTCGCTTTTCCCCCTACTGCATGTTCTCGGTTAGGTATACCGATGAGAATTACCGCCGGCTGCTGAACCTCAGTGAATACAACATTCTGAACAACTCACAGATGATTATGCAGGCCTTGCAGATAGCGATGCAAAGGAGAAGGCAAAACATGTGCTAA